The bacterium nucleotide sequence CTGAAACTTTTTTTGCTTTCTCAATTACCCCTATAAAATCAATCCCATGAGCCACTATTTCCTCTCCTGCAACAGCAATATATTCCCCCCTATATTTAAGCCTTTCTTCTGAATGTGAATCTAACCAATCTGCTTCCTTATCACAGGGTATTTTATTATGTTTCATCTTTTTATCATCTCCTCTTTTTTAAATTTTTTCGACCTGTGCGGTTAGATTTTATGCTGCCAATTTGAGTTCTATCTTACCCTCTTCAAACCATCTTTTAGTTTCATTGTTTCTTACCATAGCAGTTATTGAGGCAAGAGTTACTGAACCAGGCTT carries:
- a CDS encoding DUF5678 domain-containing protein, which gives rise to MKHNKIPCDKEADWLDSHSEERLKYRGEYIAVAGEEIVAHGIDFIGVIEKAKKVSDDPLIAKIPKEELMIV